In Arachis hypogaea cultivar Tifrunner chromosome 17, arahy.Tifrunner.gnm2.J5K5, whole genome shotgun sequence, a single window of DNA contains:
- the LOC140180667 gene encoding uncharacterized protein → MTPSPATRLLCFSFRLSATSSPRRPVSFKPSTTRSPSSLLDARRSIPLGSGSSCAAVQADENCCLEFRMASSNTPSETPTPTSQEQGSTPDPTIGTQKNSNRGKTDPAWGHCKQVLDKGKTTLVYIYCEKHIKGGGINRVKHHLAGKGGDIEACRKVPAAVRHQFSQNIEDLQTKKRKTQEEYAESYGACDDVEREFDEIEPTPSAQPSIKSVLQSKEIVEKCDIAIARWMMDASVPFNAVNSAYYQPMIDAIANMGVGYKGPNYQRVRGYLLSKLVEDVKKMIEGTVFLKSVDASHISKAAEALFKLLRDVMLFVGLENVVHVVTDNATNYVAAGRLLESEIGLLVRHILTEPLVHVLRIMDSEDRAAMGFLYQAMYKAREDMVKRFQKRKRVVEPYLKILDSRWDLQLKRNLHAAGYWLNPAFRFNSAEFDKHKETISGLLDVIERYAYGNADLITKLTSEKRIFKNAEGYFGRQSAIRERSTVMPDQWWESYGCGVLNLQKLAIRVLSQTCSSSGCERNWSIFEHIHSKKRNRLEHQKLNDLVYVHYNLRLQQRNRMRKQSYDPICLDAFEDHSEWIMEDSPPFLTPEEVDALRNDLANMSLQSALDDLDELNLEEDRDDGEANNTSVENANQNETNQHVAPDLSDEERYPDFEVTPWI, encoded by the exons ATGACTCCATCCCCTGCTACTCGCCTACTCTGCTTCAGCTTCAGGCTTTCAGCAACTTCGTCGCCCCGTCGGCCCGTCAGCTTCAAGCCTTCAACCACGCG GTCTCCCTCTTCTCTGCTCGACGCTCGTCGCTCCATCCCTCTAGGTTCAGGGTCCAGCTGTGCAGCTGTGCAG GCAGATGAGAATTGCTGTTTG GAATTTAGGATGGCTTCATCAAATACACCATCAGAAACACCAACACCAACTTCTCAGGAACAAGGATCAACTCCTGATCCAACAATTGGAACCCAAAAAAATAGTAACAGAGGAAAAACTGATCCTGCATGGGGCCATTGTAAACAAGTTTTGGATAAAGGAAAAACTACTCTGGTATATATTTATTGCGAGAAGCATATTAAGGGTGGAGGAATTAACCGGGTTAAGCATCATTTGGCTGGAAAAGGTGGAGATATTGAGGCATGTCGAAAGGTGCCAGCTGCGGTGAGACACCAATTCTCCCAAAACATTGAAGATCTTCAGaccaagaaaaggaaaactcaagaagaaTATGCAGAAAGTTATGGTGCTTGTGATGACGTTGAAAGGGAATTTGATGAGATTGAAC CAACACCTAGTGCTCAACCAAGTATTAAAAGTGTTCTCCAAAGCAAAGAAATTGTGGAGAAGTGTGATATTGCTATTGCAAGATGGATGATGGATGCCTCTGTTCCATTCAATGCGGTTAATTCAGCTTATTATCAGCCGATGATCGATGCTATCGCAAATATGGGTGTAGGGTATAAAGGGCCAAATTACCAAAGAGTTCGTGGCTATTTGTTGAGTAAATTGGTTGAAGATGTAAAGAAGATGATTGAAg GAACTGTTTTCCTAAAGTCAGTTGATGCTTCTCATATCTCGAAAGCTGCTGAGGCTTTGTTTAAGTTGCTTAGGGATGTTATGTTATTTGTTGGTCTTGAGAATGTTGTACATGTAGTGACGGATAATGCTACAAATTACGTTGCTGCTGGAAGGTTGTTGGAATCAGAGATTGGTCTCCTTGTGCGGCACATT CTTACGGAGCCACTTGTTCATGTATTGCGTATTATGGATAGTGAAGATAGAGCTGCAATGGGTTTCCTTTATCAAGCTATGTATAAGGCTAGGGAAGACATGGTGAAGAGGTTTCAAAAAAGAAAGAGGGTTGTTGAACCTTATTTGAAGATTTTAGATTCACGTTGGGATTTACAACTTAAAAGAAACCTTCATGCTGCTGGTTATTGGTTAAATCCAGCTTTTCGATTTAATTCTGCAGAATTTGACAAGCACAAAGAAACAATTTCTGGCCTATTAGATGTGATTGAGAGATATGCTTACGGTAATGCTGATTTGATTACTAAATTGACAAGTGAGAAGAGAATCTTTAAGAATGCTGAAGGATACTTTGGGAGACAGTCTGCAATACGTGAGCGAAGCACAGTGATGCCTG aTCAATGGTGGGAATCTTATGGATGTGGAGTACTAAACCTGCAAAAGTTAGCAATTCGTGTTTTGAGTCAAACTTGCAGTTCTTCAGGTTGTGAGCGTAACTGGAGCATTTTTGAACACATTCACTCAAAGAAAAGGAATCGGTTAGAGCATCAAAAGCTTAATGATCTTGTTTATGTTCATTACAACTTAAGGCTACAACAAAG GAACCGAATGAGAAAGCAAAGTTATGATCCAATTTGTCTTGATGCATTTGAGGATCATTCGGAATGGATAATGGAAGATTCACCACCATTTTTAACTCCTGAAGAAGTTGATGCTTTACGGAATGATCTTGCAAATATGTCTCTTCAATCAGCTTTAGATGATTTGG ATGAATTGAATCTGGAAGAAGATCGAGATGATGGTGAAGCTAATAATACTTCTGTGGAAAATGCAAATCAGAATGAAACCAATCAACATGTAGCTCCAGATTTGTCAGATGAAGAAAGATATCCAGACTTTGAAGTTACTCCTTGGATATAA